The following coding sequences lie in one Streptomyces sp. NBC_00510 genomic window:
- a CDS encoding LacI family transcriptional regulator, giving the protein MTDTARPTSRDVARAAGVSQATVSLVLGDKWRGRVSERTADTVRTAARDLGYRPNLAARNLRLGRTRTALLVVPTLTNEYFARVYTGAARVADDHGFGVVLYPSPEGVGPARDPFGSARAALDGIIASSMAADALAAIGDGGLPLVMLDADPAAPGPAATVNLAIADGMRQITRHVLGLGHHPRDIAHLAADIDTWTFHERAQALTDTLGTTPPTERSPLTYEDARRATERLLTRPGPPPTALICDDDVLAVGACKALRRHGLRVPHDVSVTGYDDSALATAVEPELTTVTLPADAVGAGGMTALLDTLADRPATGTELPVRLVVRGSTAPPRHP; this is encoded by the coding sequence GTGACCGACACAGCGCGCCCGACCTCACGCGACGTCGCACGCGCCGCCGGCGTCTCCCAGGCCACCGTCTCCCTCGTCCTCGGCGACAAATGGCGCGGCCGGGTCTCCGAACGCACCGCCGACACCGTCCGCACCGCCGCCCGCGACCTCGGCTACCGGCCCAACCTCGCCGCCCGCAACCTCCGCCTCGGCCGCACCCGCACCGCGCTCCTGGTCGTGCCCACCCTCACCAACGAGTACTTCGCCCGCGTCTACACCGGCGCCGCCCGCGTCGCCGACGACCACGGCTTCGGCGTCGTCCTCTACCCCTCCCCCGAAGGCGTCGGCCCCGCCCGCGACCCCTTCGGCTCCGCCCGCGCCGCCCTCGACGGCATCATCGCCTCCTCCATGGCCGCCGACGCCCTCGCCGCCATCGGCGACGGCGGACTCCCCCTCGTCATGCTCGACGCCGACCCCGCCGCACCCGGCCCCGCCGCCACCGTCAACCTCGCCATCGCCGACGGCATGCGCCAGATCACCCGGCACGTCCTCGGCCTCGGCCACCACCCCCGGGACATCGCCCACCTCGCCGCCGACATCGACACCTGGACCTTCCACGAACGCGCCCAGGCCCTCACCGACACCCTCGGCACCACCCCGCCCACCGAACGCTCCCCGCTCACCTACGAGGACGCCCGCCGGGCCACCGAACGCCTCCTCACCCGGCCCGGCCCACCCCCCACCGCCCTCATCTGCGACGACGACGTCCTCGCCGTCGGCGCCTGCAAGGCACTGCGCCGCCACGGACTACGCGTCCCCCACGACGTCTCCGTCACCGGCTACGACGACTCCGCCCTCGCCACCGCCGTCGAACCCGAACTCACCACCGTCACCCTCCCCGCGGACGCCGTCGGCGCCGGAGGCATGACCGCACTCCTCGACACCCTCGCCGACCGCCCCGCCACCGGCACCGAACTCCCCGTCCGGCTCGTCGTCCGCGGCTCCACCGCCCCACCACGCCACCCCTGA
- the prcB gene encoding proteasome subunit beta — MEANTRSTGRLPAAFLTPGSSSFVDFLGAHAPGMLPGNRTLPAVKGAVELPHGTTIVAAAFPGGVVLAGDRRATMGNVIAQRDIEKVFPADEYSAVGIAGTAGLAVEMVKLFQLELEHYEKIEGATLSLEGKANRLSTMIRGNLGMALQGLAVVPLFAGYDTDREKGRIFSYDVTGGRSEEHGFAATGSGSVFARGSMKKLYKPDLTESQTATLVIQALYDAADDDSATGGPDLGRRIFPIVTVITDEGFRKLTEAETSEIVRAVHERRLELPDGPRAGLL, encoded by the coding sequence GTGGAAGCCAACACTCGTAGCACCGGGCGTCTACCAGCTGCCTTCCTGACGCCTGGCTCGTCCTCGTTCGTGGACTTCCTGGGGGCGCACGCGCCGGGGATGCTCCCGGGCAACCGCACCCTGCCCGCCGTGAAGGGGGCCGTGGAGCTGCCGCACGGCACGACGATCGTGGCGGCGGCCTTCCCCGGCGGCGTGGTGCTCGCCGGTGACCGGCGGGCCACGATGGGCAACGTCATCGCCCAGCGGGACATCGAGAAGGTGTTCCCGGCCGACGAGTACTCGGCGGTCGGCATCGCGGGCACGGCGGGCCTGGCGGTGGAGATGGTCAAGCTGTTCCAGCTGGAGCTGGAGCACTACGAGAAGATCGAGGGCGCCACGCTCTCCCTGGAGGGCAAGGCGAACCGCCTGTCGACCATGATCCGGGGGAACCTGGGGATGGCGCTGCAGGGGCTGGCGGTGGTGCCGCTGTTCGCCGGCTACGACACGGACCGTGAGAAGGGGCGGATCTTCTCGTACGACGTGACGGGTGGCCGTTCGGAGGAGCACGGTTTCGCGGCGACGGGTTCGGGTTCGGTGTTCGCGCGGGGCTCGATGAAGAAGCTGTACAAGCCGGATCTCACGGAGTCGCAGACGGCGACGCTGGTGATCCAGGCGCTGTACGACGCGGCGGACGACGATTCGGCGACCGGTGGCCCGGATCTGGGGCGGCGGATCTTCCCGATCGTCACGGTCATCACCGACGAGGGCTTCCGCAAGCTGACCGAGGCCGAGACGTCGGAGATCGTCCGGGCCGTCCACGAGCGGCGGCTGGAGCTGCCGGACGGCCCGCGGGCCGGGCTGCTCTGA
- a CDS encoding ubiquitin-like protein Pup, whose product MATKDTGGGQQKATRSTEEVEETAQDAQAASDLKERQEKLSDDVDSVLDEIDDVLEENAEDFVRSFVQKGGE is encoded by the coding sequence ATGGCTACCAAGGACACCGGCGGCGGGCAGCAGAAGGCCACGCGTTCGACCGAGGAGGTCGAGGAGACCGCGCAGGACGCGCAGGCCGCCTCCGACCTCAAGGAGCGGCAGGAGAAGCTGTCGGACGACGTGGACTCCGTGCTGGACGAGATCGATGACGTCCTCGAGGAGAACGCGGAGGATTTCGTACGTTCGTTCGTGCAGAAGGGCGGAGAGTAG
- a CDS encoding PD-(D/E)XK nuclease family protein: MGTSTEAVPPRPPSSLSPSRAADFMRCPLLYRLRVIDKLPEKPSQAATRGTVVHAVLERLFDVPAAERTADRARAMVPGQWQRLLEERPELSELFAAADGQGLAEWLEEAARLVERWFSLEDPTRLEPAERELYVETELESGLTLRGYVDRLDVAAASGDLRVVDYKTGRAPRPEYADEALFQMKFYALVLWRLRGVVPRRLQLVYLGSGEVLTYDPSEGELRAVGRKLEALWEAITRATESGDWRPRPSRLCDWCDHRAVCPSFGGTPPPYPLPVVGKNGES; encoded by the coding sequence ATGGGCACCAGCACCGAAGCCGTTCCTCCGAGGCCGCCGTCCTCCCTGTCGCCGTCGCGCGCCGCCGACTTCATGCGGTGTCCGCTGCTGTACCGGCTGCGGGTGATCGACAAGCTGCCGGAGAAGCCGAGCCAGGCCGCGACGCGGGGCACGGTGGTGCACGCGGTGCTGGAGCGCCTCTTCGACGTGCCGGCGGCGGAGCGGACGGCGGACCGGGCCCGGGCGATGGTGCCGGGCCAGTGGCAGCGGTTGCTGGAGGAGCGTCCGGAGTTGTCGGAGCTGTTCGCCGCGGCGGACGGGCAGGGGCTGGCGGAGTGGCTGGAGGAGGCGGCGCGGCTGGTCGAGCGGTGGTTCTCGCTGGAGGACCCGACGCGTCTGGAGCCGGCCGAGCGCGAGCTGTACGTGGAGACGGAGCTGGAGTCCGGGCTGACGCTGCGCGGTTACGTGGACCGTCTGGACGTCGCGGCGGCCTCGGGCGACCTGCGGGTGGTGGACTACAAGACCGGCCGGGCGCCGCGCCCCGAGTACGCGGACGAGGCGCTGTTCCAGATGAAGTTCTACGCGCTGGTGCTGTGGCGGCTGCGGGGCGTGGTGCCGCGCCGGCTGCAGTTGGTCTACCTGGGCAGTGGTGAGGTGCTGACGTACGACCCGTCGGAGGGTGAGCTGCGGGCGGTGGGCCGGAAGCTGGAGGCCCTGTGGGAGGCGATCACGCGGGCCACGGAGTCGGGTGACTGGCGGCCGCGGCCGAGCCGGTTGTGCGACTGGTGCGACCACCGGGCGGTGTGCCCCTCTTTCGGGGGGACTCCCCCACCGTATCCGCTGCCCGTGGTGGGGAAGAATGGGGAGTCCTGA
- a CDS encoding endonuclease VII domain-containing protein: MDAPEKQCRDCGQVKAASEFWRSKSSPDGLAYYCRPCASRRNAESARRRAEREGRTMRPSRGPRESLPEGYRRCPDCEQVLPLMAFPRNRSAKSGFASYCKPCQNTRSRESRDRLHGGSRHYHLKRRYGLGAEEVEAKIKEQFGICPICLTPGPQHVDHDHLTGKVRSVLCFNCNGGLGQFKDNPELLRRAADYVEGNVWKPTLVAPGVYQLPS; encoded by the coding sequence TTGGACGCGCCGGAAAAGCAGTGCCGCGACTGCGGCCAGGTGAAAGCGGCATCGGAATTCTGGCGGTCCAAGTCTTCGCCCGACGGACTGGCGTACTACTGCAGACCGTGCGCGAGCCGGCGCAACGCGGAGTCGGCGCGGCGGCGCGCAGAACGGGAGGGGCGTACGATGCGCCCCTCCCGTGGTCCGCGTGAATCCCTGCCCGAGGGTTACCGGCGTTGCCCGGACTGTGAGCAGGTTCTGCCGCTCATGGCATTCCCCCGCAACCGGAGCGCGAAGTCCGGCTTCGCCAGCTACTGCAAACCCTGTCAGAACACGAGATCCCGGGAGTCCAGGGACCGGCTGCATGGTGGGAGCCGTCACTACCACCTGAAGCGCCGGTACGGCCTCGGGGCCGAAGAAGTCGAAGCAAAGATCAAGGAGCAGTTCGGCATCTGTCCGATCTGCCTAACTCCCGGCCCTCAGCATGTGGATCACGATCACCTCACGGGTAAGGTGCGATCAGTGCTCTGCTTCAACTGCAACGGCGGTCTGGGGCAGTTTAAGGACAACCCAGAACTGCTGCGCCGCGCAGCGGACTACGTGGAAGGAAACGTGTGGAAGCCAACACTCGTAGCACCGGGCGTCTACCAGCTGCCTTCCTGA
- a CDS encoding tRNA (adenine-N1)-methyltransferase, which produces MSEPTGAARRRGPFKVGDQVQLTDPKGRHYTFTLEAGKNFHTHKGSFPHDELIGAPEGSVVRTTGNVAYLALRPLLPDYVLSMPRGAAVVYPKDAGQILSMADIFPGARVVEAGVGSGSLSMFLLRAVGDQGMLHSYERRADFAEIATQNVERYFGGPHPAWQLTVGDLQDNLSDADVDRVILDMLAPWECLEAVSKALVPGGILCAYVATTTQLARTVEAIREHGTFNEPSAWETMVRTWHIEGLAVRPDHRMIGHTGFLLTARRLADGVEPPMRRRRPAPGAYGEDYTGPGGGKPATGGA; this is translated from the coding sequence ATGTCCGAACCGACCGGTGCCGCCCGCCGACGCGGGCCCTTCAAGGTCGGGGACCAGGTCCAGCTCACCGATCCCAAGGGACGCCACTACACGTTCACGCTCGAGGCCGGGAAGAACTTCCACACCCACAAGGGTTCCTTCCCCCACGACGAGCTGATCGGTGCCCCCGAGGGCAGTGTGGTCCGAACCACGGGAAACGTCGCCTACCTCGCGCTGCGCCCCCTGCTCCCCGACTACGTCCTGTCCATGCCCCGCGGTGCCGCCGTGGTCTACCCCAAGGACGCGGGGCAGATCCTGTCGATGGCCGACATCTTCCCCGGCGCACGCGTCGTGGAGGCAGGCGTCGGCTCCGGCTCGCTCAGCATGTTCCTGCTGCGCGCCGTCGGCGACCAGGGGATGCTGCACTCCTACGAGCGCCGCGCCGACTTCGCCGAGATCGCCACCCAGAACGTCGAACGCTACTTCGGCGGCCCGCACCCCGCGTGGCAGCTCACCGTCGGCGACCTCCAGGACAACCTCAGCGACGCCGACGTCGACCGGGTCATCCTCGACATGCTCGCTCCCTGGGAGTGCCTGGAGGCCGTCTCCAAGGCGCTGGTCCCCGGCGGCATCCTCTGCGCCTACGTGGCCACCACCACCCAGCTCGCCCGCACCGTCGAGGCGATCCGCGAGCACGGCACGTTCAACGAGCCGTCCGCCTGGGAGACCATGGTCCGCACCTGGCACATCGAGGGCCTGGCCGTGCGCCCCGACCACCGCATGATCGGGCACACCGGCTTCCTGCTCACCGCCCGCCGTCTCGCCGACGGCGTCGAGCCCCCCATGCGGCGCAGGCGCCCCGCGCCCGGCGCGTACGGCGAGGACTACACCGGCCCGGGCGGCGGCAAGCCGGCCACCGGCGGAGCGTAA
- the arc gene encoding proteasome ATPase, giving the protein MAAHDDDINRGGRPARGSEDPMSQVAFLEQEIAVLRRKLADSPRHTRILEERIVELQTNLAGVSAQNERLANTLREARDQIVALKEEVDRLAQPPAGFGVFLQANEDETADIFTGGRKLRVNVSPSVELDDLRRGQEVMLNEALNVVEAMEFERIGDIVTLKEILEDGERALVIGHTDEERVVRLAEPLLDGTLRAGDALLLEPRSGYVYERVPKSEVEELVLEEVPDIDYRQIGGLSNQIEQIRDAVELPYLHAELFKEYELRPPKGVLLYGPPGCGKTLIAKAVANSLAKKVAEVTGQPQGKSYFLNIKGPELLNKYVGETERQIRLVFQRAREKASEGTPVIVFFDEMESLFRTRGSGVSSDVENTIVPQLLAEIDGVEGLENVIVIGASNREDMIDPAILRPGRLDVKIKIERPDAEAAKDIFSKYLVTTLPLHGEDLSEHGGSPGATVEAMIQSVVERMYSESEENRFLEVTYANGDKEVLYFKDFNSGAMIQNIVDRAKKMAIKAFLDHNQRGLRVSHLLAACVDEFKENEDLPNTTNPDDWARISGKKGERIVFIRTLVTGKQGADTGRSIDTVANTGQYL; this is encoded by the coding sequence GTGGCGGCCCACGACGACGACATCAACCGTGGCGGCCGACCCGCTCGTGGATCGGAAGACCCCATGAGCCAGGTCGCCTTTCTTGAGCAGGAGATCGCCGTCCTGCGACGTAAGCTCGCCGACTCTCCGCGGCACACGAGGATTCTCGAGGAGCGGATCGTCGAGCTGCAGACCAACCTGGCAGGCGTGTCCGCTCAGAACGAGCGGCTGGCCAACACCCTCCGCGAGGCCCGCGACCAGATCGTGGCCCTCAAGGAAGAGGTGGACCGGCTCGCACAGCCCCCTGCCGGATTCGGTGTGTTCCTGCAGGCGAACGAGGACGAGACGGCCGACATCTTCACCGGCGGCCGCAAGCTGCGGGTGAACGTCAGCCCGTCCGTAGAGCTGGACGACCTCCGGCGCGGCCAGGAAGTCATGCTCAACGAGGCGCTCAACGTGGTCGAGGCCATGGAGTTCGAGCGCATCGGAGACATCGTCACCCTCAAGGAGATCCTCGAGGACGGCGAGCGGGCCCTGGTCATCGGGCACACCGACGAGGAGCGGGTGGTGCGGCTCGCCGAGCCGCTGCTGGACGGCACCCTCCGCGCCGGCGACGCGCTGCTGCTCGAACCGCGCTCCGGATACGTCTACGAACGGGTCCCCAAGAGCGAGGTCGAGGAACTCGTCCTCGAAGAGGTCCCCGACATCGACTACCGCCAGATCGGCGGCCTCAGCAACCAGATCGAGCAGATCCGCGACGCCGTCGAACTGCCCTACCTGCACGCCGAGCTGTTCAAGGAGTACGAGCTCCGCCCGCCCAAGGGCGTGCTCCTCTACGGCCCCCCCGGCTGCGGCAAGACGCTCATCGCCAAGGCCGTCGCCAACTCCCTTGCCAAGAAGGTCGCCGAAGTCACCGGGCAACCCCAGGGCAAGAGCTACTTCCTGAACATCAAGGGCCCCGAGCTGCTCAACAAGTACGTCGGCGAGACCGAGCGGCAGATCCGCCTGGTCTTCCAGCGCGCACGCGAGAAGGCCAGCGAGGGCACCCCCGTCATCGTCTTCTTCGACGAGATGGAATCCCTCTTCCGCACCCGCGGCTCCGGCGTCAGCTCGGACGTGGAGAACACCATCGTCCCCCAGCTGCTCGCCGAGATCGACGGCGTCGAGGGCCTGGAGAACGTCATCGTCATCGGCGCCTCCAACCGCGAGGACATGATCGACCCCGCGATCCTGCGGCCCGGCCGCCTGGACGTGAAGATCAAGATCGAGCGGCCGGACGCCGAGGCGGCCAAGGACATCTTCTCCAAGTACCTGGTGACGACCCTCCCGCTGCACGGCGAGGACCTCTCCGAGCACGGCGGCTCGCCCGGGGCCACCGTCGAGGCCATGATCCAGTCCGTGGTCGAGCGGATGTACTCCGAGTCCGAGGAGAACCGCTTCCTGGAGGTCACCTACGCCAACGGTGACAAGGAAGTCCTCTACTTCAAGGACTTCAACTCCGGCGCCATGATCCAGAACATCGTGGACCGGGCCAAGAAGATGGCGATCAAGGCCTTCCTCGACCACAACCAGCGGGGCCTGCGCGTCTCCCACCTGCTCGCCGCCTGCGTGGACGAGTTCAAGGAGAACGAGGACCTGCCCAACACCACCAACCCGGACGACTGGGCCCGCATCTCCGGAAAGAAGGGCGAGCGGATCGTCTTCATCCGCACCCTCGTCACCGGCAAGCAGGGCGCCGACACCGGTCGCTCCATCGACACCGTCGCCAACACGGGCCAGTACCTGTAA
- the dop gene encoding depupylase/deamidase Dop — MGIETEYGISVPGHPNANAMLTSSQVVNAYAAAMHRARRARWDFEEENPLRDARGFDLAREAADTSQLTDEDIGLANVILTNGARLYVDHAHPEYSAPEVTNPRDAVLWDKAGERIMAEAAERAAQLPGAQPIHLYKNNTDNKGASYGTHENYLMKRETPFSDIVRHLTPFFVCRQVVTGAGRVGIGQDGHEHGFQISQRADYFEVEVGLETTLKRPIINTRDEPHADAEKYRRLHVIIGDANLSEISTYLKLGTTALVLSMIEDGFINVDLAVDQPVRTLHQVSHDPTLRRLITLRSGRTLTAVQLQMEYCELARKYVEDRFGTDADDQTKDVLGRWEDVLNRLEGDPMSLAGELDWIAKRELLEGYRRRDSLGWDAARLHLVDLQYADVRPEKGLYNRLEARGRIQRLVTEDEVVRAMSKPPEDTRAYFRGRCLEQYADDVAAASWDSVIFDLPGRDSLQRVPTLEPLRGTRNHVKELLDRCRTAEELVRILSGG, encoded by the coding sequence ATGGGCATCGAGACGGAGTACGGGATCTCCGTTCCGGGCCACCCGAACGCCAATGCCATGCTCACCTCGTCCCAGGTCGTCAACGCCTACGCGGCGGCGATGCACCGGGCGCGCCGCGCCCGCTGGGACTTCGAGGAGGAGAACCCACTGCGGGACGCCCGCGGCTTCGACCTCGCCCGAGAAGCCGCGGACACCAGCCAGCTCACCGACGAGGACATCGGCCTGGCCAATGTCATCCTCACCAACGGAGCCCGGCTCTACGTCGACCACGCCCACCCCGAGTACAGCGCCCCGGAGGTCACCAACCCCCGCGACGCCGTCCTGTGGGACAAGGCCGGCGAGCGCATCATGGCCGAAGCCGCCGAGCGCGCCGCCCAGCTCCCGGGCGCCCAGCCCATCCACCTGTACAAGAACAACACCGACAACAAAGGCGCGTCCTACGGGACCCACGAGAACTACCTGATGAAGCGGGAGACCCCCTTCTCGGACATCGTGCGGCACCTCACGCCCTTCTTCGTCTGCCGCCAGGTCGTCACCGGAGCCGGCCGCGTCGGAATCGGCCAGGACGGCCACGAGCACGGCTTCCAGATCAGCCAGCGCGCCGACTACTTCGAGGTCGAGGTGGGCCTGGAGACCACCCTCAAACGGCCCATCATCAACACCCGCGACGAGCCGCACGCCGACGCCGAGAAGTACCGCCGACTGCACGTGATCATCGGCGACGCGAACCTGTCGGAGATCTCCACCTACCTCAAGCTCGGCACCACCGCCCTGGTGCTGTCGATGATCGAGGACGGCTTCATCAACGTCGACCTCGCCGTCGACCAGCCCGTCCGCACCCTCCACCAGGTCAGCCACGACCCCACGCTGCGCCGGCTGATCACCCTGCGCAGCGGCCGGACGCTGACCGCCGTCCAGCTCCAGATGGAGTACTGCGAACTCGCCCGCAAGTACGTGGAGGACCGCTTCGGCACCGACGCCGACGACCAGACCAAGGACGTCCTCGGACGGTGGGAGGACGTGCTCAACCGGCTCGAGGGTGACCCCATGAGCCTCGCCGGCGAACTGGACTGGATCGCCAAGCGCGAGCTCCTCGAGGGCTACCGGCGCCGCGACTCCCTGGGCTGGGACGCCGCGCGGCTCCACCTCGTCGACCTGCAGTACGCCGACGTGCGCCCCGAGAAGGGCCTCTACAACCGTCTGGAGGCCCGCGGCCGCATCCAGCGGCTGGTGACCGAGGACGAGGTCGTCCGGGCCATGAGCAAGCCCCCGGAGGACACCCGGGCCTACTTCCGCGGCCGCTGCCTGGAGCAGTACGCGGACGACGTCGCGGCGGCCTCCTGGGACTCCGTGATCTTCGACCTCCCCGGCCGGGACTCGCTGCAGCGCGTCCCCACCCTGGAGCCGCTGCGGGGCACCCGCAACCACGTCAAGGAGCTGCTGGACCGCTGCCGCACCGCGGAGGAGCTGGTGCGGATCCTGTCGGGCGGCTGA
- a CDS encoding site-2 protease family protein: MSESQQPPPGGERTPGPDDGPAKRPPGPGGGILMGRFFGVPVYVAPSWFLVAALITWVFGGQLDRVLPELGGARYLVSLFFAVAFYASVLVHELAHTVAALRFELPVRRIQLQFFGGVSEIEKESETPGREFVLAFVGPLLSLVLAGVFYLGMYGVDPDTVPGVLLAGLMISNLLVAVFNLLPGLPLDGGRMLRAVIWKISGKAMTGTVAAAWTGRALAIAVLVGLPLLSYAGGMSDGGDGATGFDSLTDALLAAILAAIIWTGAGNSLRMARLREHLPELQARTLTRRALPVSSDTPLSEALRRANEAGARALVVVDGQGTPTAVVREAAIVGVPEHRRPWVAVSGLAQDLKPGMKVSAELAGEDLLDTLRATPATEYLVIENSGEVYGVLSTADVEKAFLAAMARPS, from the coding sequence GTGAGCGAGAGCCAGCAGCCGCCGCCGGGCGGCGAGAGGACTCCCGGACCCGACGACGGGCCCGCCAAACGTCCCCCGGGACCCGGCGGCGGCATCCTCATGGGCCGCTTCTTCGGCGTGCCCGTCTACGTCGCACCCAGCTGGTTCCTCGTCGCGGCCCTCATCACCTGGGTGTTCGGCGGACAGCTCGACCGCGTCCTGCCCGAGCTCGGCGGCGCCCGCTACCTCGTCTCGCTCTTCTTCGCGGTCGCCTTCTACGCCTCCGTGCTCGTCCACGAACTCGCCCACACCGTCGCCGCCCTCCGCTTCGAGCTGCCCGTGCGCCGCATCCAGCTGCAGTTCTTCGGCGGCGTCTCCGAGATCGAGAAGGAGTCCGAGACCCCCGGGCGCGAATTCGTCCTCGCCTTCGTCGGCCCGCTGCTCTCCCTCGTCCTCGCCGGGGTCTTCTACCTCGGCATGTACGGCGTCGACCCCGACACCGTCCCCGGTGTCCTCCTCGCCGGACTCATGATCAGCAACCTGCTCGTGGCCGTCTTCAACCTGCTGCCCGGCCTGCCCCTCGACGGCGGCCGGATGCTCCGCGCCGTCATCTGGAAGATCAGCGGCAAGGCCATGACCGGCACCGTCGCCGCCGCCTGGACCGGCCGCGCCCTGGCCATCGCCGTCCTCGTCGGCCTGCCCCTGCTCTCGTACGCCGGCGGCATGAGCGACGGCGGCGACGGCGCCACCGGCTTCGACTCCCTCACCGACGCCCTGCTCGCGGCCATCCTCGCCGCCATCATCTGGACCGGCGCGGGCAACAGCCTGCGCATGGCGCGGCTCCGCGAGCACCTGCCCGAACTCCAGGCCCGCACGCTCACCCGGCGCGCCCTGCCGGTCTCCTCCGACACCCCGCTGTCCGAGGCCCTGCGCCGGGCCAACGAGGCCGGCGCCCGCGCCCTCGTCGTCGTCGACGGCCAGGGCACCCCCACCGCGGTCGTCCGCGAGGCCGCCATCGTCGGCGTCCCCGAACACCGCCGCCCCTGGGTCGCCGTCTCCGGCCTCGCCCAGGACCTCAAGCCCGGCATGAAGGTCTCCGCGGAACTCGCCGGCGAGGACCTCCTGGACACCCTGCGTGCCACCCCGGCCACGGAGTACCTCGTCATCGAGAACTCCGGCGAGGTCTACGGCGTCCTGTCCACCGCCGACGTCGAAAAAGCCTTCCTCGCCGCCATGGCTCGCCCTTCTTAG
- a CDS encoding ferredoxin: MSEEVVEALEVWIDQDLCTGDGICVQYAPEVFELDIDGLAYVKGDDDELRQAPGATVPVPLPLLTDVVDSARDCPGDCIHVRRVSDSVELYGPDAE; the protein is encoded by the coding sequence GTGAGCGAGGAAGTCGTCGAGGCGCTTGAGGTCTGGATCGATCAGGACCTGTGCACCGGGGACGGCATCTGTGTGCAGTACGCGCCCGAGGTCTTCGAGCTGGACATCGACGGGCTCGCCTACGTCAAGGGCGACGACGACGAACTCCGTCAGGCACCCGGGGCGACGGTCCCGGTTCCCCTGCCGTTGTTGACCGATGTGGTGGATTCGGCCAGGGACTGCCCTGGCGACTGTATTCATGTGCGTCGGGTTTCGGACAGTGTAGAACTGTACGGACCCGACGCGGAGTGA
- the prcA gene encoding proteasome subunit alpha yields MSTPFYVSPQQAMADRAEFARKGIARGRSVVVLQYTDGIVFIAENPSRALHKVSEIYDRIAFAAVGKYNEFENLRIGGVRYADLRGYTYDRDDVTARGLANVYAQTLGTIFSSVGEKPYEVELIVAEVGADPSEDQIYRLPHDGSIVDEHGAVAVGGNSDQIGSYLDQRHRDGMTLAEALKLAVESLSRDNNGSDRQLTAEQLEVAVLDRTRPQQRKFKRILGRQLSRLLEGEGAAPSVEKAEKPEKPAPPAAPVEGDDDLPELDEDV; encoded by the coding sequence GTGTCGACGCCGTTCTATGTCTCACCCCAGCAGGCCATGGCCGACCGTGCCGAGTTCGCCCGCAAGGGCATCGCGCGCGGGCGCAGCGTCGTCGTGCTGCAGTACACCGACGGCATCGTCTTCATCGCCGAGAACCCGTCCCGTGCCCTGCACAAGGTCAGTGAGATCTACGACCGGATCGCCTTCGCGGCGGTGGGGAAGTACAACGAGTTCGAGAACCTGCGGATCGGTGGTGTGCGTTACGCCGACCTGCGGGGTTACACCTATGACCGGGACGACGTGACCGCGCGCGGCCTGGCGAACGTGTACGCGCAGACGCTGGGCACGATCTTCTCGAGCGTGGGGGAGAAGCCCTACGAGGTGGAGCTGATCGTCGCGGAGGTGGGCGCGGACCCCTCGGAGGACCAGATCTACCGGTTGCCGCACGACGGTTCGATCGTCGACGAGCACGGTGCGGTGGCGGTCGGTGGCAACTCGGACCAGATCGGCAGTTACCTGGACCAGCGGCACCGTGACGGCATGACGCTGGCGGAGGCGCTGAAGCTGGCGGTGGAGTCGCTGAGCCGGGACAACAACGGCAGTGACCGGCAGCTCACGGCGGAGCAGCTGGAGGTCGCGGTGCTGGACCGTACGCGGCCGCAGCAGCGCAAGTTCAAGCGGATCCTGGGCCGGCAGTTGTCGCGGTTGCTGGAGGGGGAGGGGGCGGCGCCGTCGGTGGAGAAGGCCGAGAAGCCGGAGAAGCCCGCTCCGCCTGCGGCTCCGGTGGAGGGGGACGACGACCTTCCGGAGTTGGACGAGGACGTGTGA